CTCACAGGTCGGGGGGGGGGTGTTTGGGGGTCACAGCTGAGGAGCATGCTGGGGGGACCGCTGCCAGCTCCAAATTGTGGAGACTTTGGCAAATTATGGGGTGGGGGTCGTAGGAGGAAACTGATGGGGAGAAATAAGTGAGGAATTGTGGAGAACCCTTGGGTCTGTTGGAAAGGAGGCCGCAGGGTGCCCCTTTGACGGGGCTATGGGAGAGCTGACATGGAGAAGCTGGGCAACCAACAGCAGCGATGTGGAGGGTGATGCCAGGGCTGTGGCGTGGTGGGGGGACGGATCCTGGCGGGAGGGTCCATGGAAGAGCATTAGGGAAGGCGCAGCAAGGGGGTGTGGCATGTTGCAAAAAGTGATGATGAATGGCCTGGGAGAGTGGACAGAGCACGACCCTGATGAGGTGGCCTGAAGAGGTGGCCGTGGCCAAGTACCAGGGGCCACAGAGTGGGGTGGCCGGGGAGGGGCCTGGAGATCCGGGCGAGTTGAGGAGTGGGGAGCACCTGCTTTTCCCAGCCTGCTCGTTCCTAGGCCTGGCACAGAACCAGACAGAGGAGAACAAGATAATTGGTGGCTACACCTGCACCCAGAACTCCCAGCCGTGGCAGGCAGCCCTGATGGCGGGCCCCGGGCGTCGCTTCTTCTGCGGCGCCGTCCTGCTGTCCGACCGGTGGGCCATCACCGCTGCCCACTGTGCCCGCCCGTGAGTGAGCCCCGCCTGCCCAAGTCTTGTGCCAAGTACATCCCAGAATCTAGAACCCCAGAGCTCAGTTTAGAACGCAGCGTCCACATTAGAACTCCGTGGGGTACCCAGGTACTGGTTTAGGATTTAGATAAGAACCTAGAACCAAGAACACAGCTCGGAACATGGAAAATCTTGAGTTCGGTTTGGATTCTGAAAGCAGGTTAACAGCTTAGAACCCATAGGCCAGCTTAGGGTCTCTTGTAGAATCTAGAACCTCACACATATCCTGGAGCTCCATCCAAAGCTAAGCTTTTTATAGAGATGAAgatttgaaatctgttccatattGGTGGTTGAACTCAGGGCACAGTCTACAATCAGAAACTCAGAACCCTTCTTAGAATGCTGCCTAGAATTCAGAGCCTGCCATCCAACTGTAAGCCCAGAACCCTGAGTACAATGGAACATAAAGCTCAGAGCTTAGAATGGAGAACAGAAGGTGGAACCAGTTCCAGATCCAAAGTTTCACTGAGACCCTCGTCTACAGCCTAGAACCCAGACCTCAACCCAGTGTCTCAAACCCAGAATCCAGACCATAATCAGAAGCCCCACATAGAACCCAGAGCTCATCCCAGATTCTAGATATAAACTCAGAACCTAGACCCCAGCCTAGGAGCCCCTGTCCTGACTAGAGCCCAGAACTCACCTCGTGCTAATAACCCAGACCCACGGCTGCAGCTGGAACTTCAATCTGGAAGCCAGATGCCAGCACTCAGCCCCAAATCTAAGACAAAGGACAGAGTATAACCAGCATTTAGAACCTTGGTTCAGGCCATAACCTGGAGCTGTACCTAGATTTCAGTCTCCAACCTGAGGTTGAAGGCACAAACCACTCTAGAACCCAGGGCCCAGATACAGACTGGAACTGAGTGTGAAACAGAGCCCAGCCTAGAATCAAGCTCTGAGACCAGTGTTTACAACCCTGAACCCAACTGAAGCACAGAACTAGTGGCTAGAGTCCAGGTCATAACTCATTGCTCAATAGAGAATCCTCAGGCTCCTCTAAAACTAAAACTCACACTTATGTCTAAAATTTATGCCCTAATCCAGACTCAATCTAGAACCACAGACTAGAGCCAAAAGCTCAGAGAGTCGAGAACCCAGTCCCCTAGATAATATCCAAGACAGAGCTGCCCTGGAGCCTGCTCTAGAAGATCAACTCTAGCCATACCCCTGAGTCTCACTTAGAATTCAAAGCATAAACCCGCCACAAACCCTGGACCTAAACCAAGAACTTGCAACCATCACCTCACATCCAAGGCAGAGGCCAGAAAGCAATTCAACGGAGGGAGGGGAGCAAAATAGGGTTCAGCCAAGAGAGAACACCCAGGCCATGAGTAAGGGCACAAGAGTTCAGGTTTTGCTTAGCCTGCAGTTAGAAGGTAGCAGGTTAAACTTGAGGAGAAGCTCATCACCAGGGAAGAGACCTGGGCTGGAGGCGGGGTGGTCTCGGGGCGGCCCTTGAGCTAGGCTACTCTTGGGTGTTGTGGGCCAGGATCCTTTCGGTGGCTCTGGGCAAGCACAACATGAGGAGATGGGAGGCCACAGAGCAGGTGCTGAACGTGGCTCGCCAGGTGCCCTATCCCAGCTACAACGCCCGGACCAACAACAATGACCTGATGCTGCTGCAGCTCGAGCGGCCCGCCCGTCTCGGGAGGGCTGTGAGGCCCATCAGCGTGGCTAACTCTTGCGCCAGACCTGGGACCACCTGCCGCGTGTCAGGCTGGGGTACCACGTCCACCCCAGTCGGTGAGGCCCAGATGCCTGTGTGCTGGGGGAAAGGGGCCGGGGACCTGGACCCCCGGATGTAGGGGAGGCGGGGCCGGGGGCCTGGACCCCCGGATGTAGGGGAAGAGGGGCAGGGGCCTGGATCCCCGGATGTAGGGGAGGCGGGGCCGGGGGCCTGGACCCCCGGATGTAGGGGAAGCGAGGCCGGGGTCCTGGATCCCCGGATGTAGGGGAAGAGGGGCCCGGGGGGCCTGGATCCCCGGATGTAAAGGAggcggggctgggggcctggaccgCTGGGTCTgagaggggaggggctggggcccTGACCCCCGGGGTctgagggggaggggggtggtgtGAGAGCTCTCAGCCCCTGGTGTGCCCCCAGCCAGGTACCCGAATGCCCTGCAGTGCGTGAACGTCCACATCTTCTCGGAGCAGGCGTGCAGGCAGGCCTACTCCAGGGCCATCACTGCCGGCATGGTCTGCGCCGGGGTCCGGCAGGGCGGGAAGGACTCTTGTCAGGTGAGAGGGGCCGTGACGGTGGGAGGTGGAGAAGGGGGCCTTGTCGGGCCTGGGGCTTAGGACGACGGGGTCCCAAGGGTCTGGAAGTCTGCAGAGGTCCCAATGGGGAGGGAGTCCCCGGGATGAGGGATAATTAATCGTCTGGCGCCGCCACCTCCCTCTGTGCGAGCCTGGGGACCGGCCCTCACgccctctgcctcagtttcctcatctgacaAATGGGAAACACACCTCTTGGGGGAGCTGTTGGCGTTAACTCTGGTGGCTGCCATCGACCCTGTTATGACATATATTGTCGTAGACATCTTCATCCGGCCATgagaggggcagaggcagggagggatgcaaaaagaaagacaaaaagtcTTCTAGAGATAGAGCTGAGGCAGGGTGAGGCCCAGCGGGACCCGGGGGACAGAAgcaaagacagagaaacagagggGGAAGGAAGTGCCCCCGCCTCTCCCGGCCGGCCCACTCCCCATCTCTGCTTCTTGGGCTCCGGCTGTCTGTCCACCTGTGTCTCCTGCTCTGTCCTCCCCGCTCAGGGTGACTCCGGGGGACCCCTTGTGTGCGAAGGACAGCTGCAAGGCCTTGTGTCCTGGGGCATGGAGCGCTGTGCCCTGCCTGGGTACCCTGGGGTCTACACCAACCTGTGCAAATACTGGAACTGGATCCAGGAGACAATCCAGGGAAGAGGGTCGCTAGCGTGACCCAGCCCAGTAGCCCTAGCTGACCTCTCGGGCTTCCCCTGCTCCTCCTCCCTCGGACCCCAggctcccagcccagccccctgCTCCTTACCCCCATCTGGGAACCCCAGTCTCCCAAAGCAGCCTCTTCAGGCGCTGCCTCCCGAGCTGTGCCCCCACCCACACGGCCTTGATCTGGATCCCTTAGGCACAGAGCACTGGGGTGTGAAGTCTGCACTGACACCCTGTCCCAAAGCACACGCCTCTCACAACTCCTCGTGgctctaagaaaataaaaatgtaataaccCCAAGTTTCATgcttccattcatttaattccTCCTCCAGACATGTTCACAGTGGCCCATGGTGTCCAGCCTGGAGCCCTATGGGGACAAGTGCCTGCCTTGGCCCCTGCTGTGccctggggcggggggtgggggggcaaacGCCCCAGCCTTGCTGCACCTGTGCCAGCAGCACCTCCCTTCTTTGTGTCCCGTAGGCAGGGGCTCCTGAGGTCCAGGGCAGGGAGAACCTGCCTTGTTTCCTGGAAAACTTTACACAAGTGGAAATGCTTTTAGTTTCTGGATCAGGTCTCAGGTGAGGAGAGTTGAGTTAACCACACTCTTGAGTTCAAGTCCTGACAAAGCCTGTCTctcgttttatttatttgcttctacCCTTCATTCCTTGCTTCACTCCTCTTCCTCCCGCAAGCTCCAACACGCATGGCCTAGAGTTATCATGCGTCCCTGGAAAACATGCATTGTCGCATTGTGTTGTCTCTGCACGAAACCCATGTTATGAATCTCTCTCTGTTCTTACTTTCGTTCACCAGGGACTATTTATTGAGCTCTAATGAAGCACCAGACTGTTTGAGGTACAGGAGCTAGAGCAGACAAAGTTtctgccctcacagagcttacattctagcacgggggagacagagaagaaataataaaaattaatttaaaaataattctaaaaaaaagttttatttttttatgtcaaGTGTAGAGTCCCTGTGTGAGTAAACCTCAATAAACACAGGCTAGAGGGCAGGCTTGTGCTAGCTCGCAAGAACCGCCTGGCACGTTTTCAGGAATTTTGAGAGCCAGTTATTAAacatggccattattaaaaattaaattacataaacttacggttaaataaattatattttaaaaaagctaatAAATACTCAAAACTCATCAATTTCTCATTATCTTACTATATTTTACTAGTATCTGTGCTCTTGAGGTTATAAATGTTTCTCGTATTACATGAGCTGTGCAAATCTTCCCAGCTCTGCATCCAGTGATATAGCGTTGGCagcttgaaatcagccaaagTGGGAGTATTCACACCATGGAAAATAGCAAGCCCTACAAATCAGCGTAGTGGTTTTTCTTCCTCAGAGAGCCCTTATTAAACCTTTACCTGCTGGGCAGGTCTGTTTGGGGatgagccagtgaccttggaTTCTAGAGAGCTGGCACTAGAGGACAGGGGTGGGAGAGCAGGGGTTGGGGGTGCTCTGAGATTCCTGGGAAGTGAAACCGCCTGTTCTGTGTCAAGGTGATACATGCACATCTTGGCTCTTTTATGTCTCGGCAGTATAAGACCCGTGGGAAATGGACAAAAGAAGCTCTGGGTTCCCAGTAAGATGAAAATACAGCCCAGGCTATAATTCTCGCCCTACATCCTTCCATAAAGCTAAGTAAAGGTGATTTAGATGAAATATCACTTTAATAATCTGATTTCCAACCCAGAGTCTCAGCTATGGTGGTTGAGTACTGGATTTTATTGATTCAAAAACACACATACGTTTCCCGTTCTTAAGTCTCTGAAATTGGGAGGCATCTTACATGTAACTGATGTTGTCTTAAACTGTGTCTTAATTTGCTAggagcttttctctttctttttttggtggcaTACAAAATAATAGTGCAAGCAGAACCAATGACAAATTTTGGATTTGATGAAACAGGGTATGAAAGAAGTTGAGCGTAGGCAAAGGGTCAGGTTGCAGTGTTGAATGGGTTGTCTTACTCCACTGAACACTGTTCTAATAATCTCTACCCACATTGCTGTTTACTTGCCTAGTTTATTGCTTTAACTGCTACAGAGTCCCCTAGACCTGTACcttccaatatggtagccaccagccacatgtggttatttaatttaagtaaaatattagttaaaattaaagaaaatttaaaattccattccttagtcattgTTGCCACGTTTCAGGTCTCAGTAACCACATGCATGTTGGATGGGGCAGACACGCACTATTTCCATCATCGCCAGAAGTTC
The genomic region above belongs to Tamandua tetradactyla isolate mTamTet1 chromosome 16, mTamTet1.pri, whole genome shotgun sequence and contains:
- the KLK14 gene encoding kallikrein-14 translates to MFFLLAALQILAVGLAQNQTEENKIIGGYTCTQNSQPWQAALMAGPGRRFFCGAVLLSDRWAITAAHCARPILSVALGKHNMRRWEATEQVLNVARQVPYPSYNARTNNNDLMLLQLERPARLGRAVRPISVANSCARPGTTCRVSGWGTTSTPVARYPNALQCVNVHIFSEQACRQAYSRAITAGMVCAGVRQGGKDSCQGDSGGPLVCEGQLQGLVSWGMERCALPGYPGVYTNLCKYWNWIQETIQGRGSLA